The Montipora capricornis isolate CH-2021 chromosome 6, ASM3666992v2, whole genome shotgun sequence genome has a window encoding:
- the LOC138053705 gene encoding uncharacterized protein, which yields MVFPCLFPYGKGDYHINRPISCPALHEWAEHLLWYQDGRFARHKVWKFIVHNMILRKRALEQSRYFVDQQLGDQHITVADLQERLSRGDTSFTNKLLYFGANLRGTSQYWHQRRRELCALFEFMVNEKHGLPSFFMTGSCAEFYFPPLKRLLEEYILQSTGYEFAKSRGQIHWHQLSWREDRQPHQLLHEAREDGCDENEYAA from the exons ATGGTGTTTCCTTGCTTGTTTCCCTATGGAAAGGGTGATTACCACATCAACCGTCCAATTTCATGTCCTGCACTCCATGAGTGGGCAGAGCACTTGCTGTGGTACCAGGATGGTAGATTTGCTCGGCATAAAGTGTGGAAGTTTATTGTTCACAACATGATCTTGAGAAAGCGTGCCCTGGAGCAGAGCAGGTACTTTGTTGATCAGCAACTAGGTGACCAACACATAACTGTAGCAGACCTACAAGAGCGACTATCAAGGGGTGATACTTCATTCACAAACAAGCTTTTGTATTTCGGTGCAAACTTGCGTGGCACTTCTCAGTACTGGCATCAAAGACGCAGAGAGCTTTGTGCCCTATTTGAGTTCATGGTCAATGAAAAGCATGGATTGCCTTCCTTTTTTATGACTGGAAGCTGTGCAGAGTTTTATTTTCCTCCACTGAAAAGGCTATTGGAAGAGTACATTTTACAGAGCACGG GCTATGAATTTGCTAAGTCTCGGGGTCAAATTCATTGGCATCAACTCAGCTGGAGAGAGGACAGACAGCCACACCAGCTGTTGCACGAAGCTCGTGAGGATGGATGTGATGAGAATGAGTATGCAGCT